In Prunus dulcis chromosome 1, ALMONDv2, whole genome shotgun sequence, the following are encoded in one genomic region:
- the LOC117632184 gene encoding AP-5 complex subunit mu isoform X1 — translation MAGGCSIRAIWILNRLDAVVFSRRFPVVEKRWRGTCKSENETSTEGDLNYRVFTSLPSDSELAAAFVDRKRREGSLRGFGVRVSQSAEGSDSWLDDPITRHIIGIYINKEEDGDSNVLWPLILHTKGHYVILVFPLVEPRHLKAYVTLCNRSDCGNAVGVEDSISSILLDLPSITGAFMVAHAIGDIITGDVGEPEVVVSASPSVGGLLDSLTGSIGISSISSRAKPVAAPVASSTPSSGAVTGTVTSDAHKTGSRTLDKDALRTFISSSMPFGTPLDLSFPNIISIKVNGFSQSDLPPADLKQPAWKPYLYRGRQRMLFSVHETVHAAMYDRDEIPDSISISGQINCRADLEGLPDVSFPLKDHIEVLSFHPCAQVPEKGIDKQAVMFSPPLGNFVLMRYEAVCGLGPPIKGFYQLSMVSEDKGDFLFKLRLMDGYKSPLTMEFCTVTMPFPMRRVVSFDGTPSVGIVSTTDHSVEWKIVMGGRGLTKSIEATFPGKVQFAPWKPKKLPPSSSAFGSIADEDSDIETDGNNNSMVNIDEFLMEKMSKDLQPADLEEPFCWHAYNYAKVSFKIVGASLSGISIDPKSVSIYPAVKAPVEFSTQVTSGDYILWNTLGRCPSAAATKV, via the exons ATGGCCGGAGGTTGTAGCATCAGAGCCATCTGGATCCTCAACCGTCTCGACGCCGTCGTTTTCTCCAG GAGGTTTCCGGTGGTAGAGAAGCGATGGAGGGGAACTTGCAAGAGCGAAAACGAGACCTCTACCGAGGGTGATCTTAATTACAGAGTATTTACTTCACTTCCTAGTGATTCAGAGTTAGCTGCTGCATTTGTAGATAGAAAGAGAAG GGAGGGGTCTCTTCGTGGGTTTGGGGTACGTGTGAGTCAGTCAGCTGAGGGCTCGGATTCTTGGCTTGATGATCCTATTACACGTCATATAATAggaatttatataaacaaagaaGAGGACGGTGATAGTAATGTGCTATGGCCTTTAATCTTGCACACAAAGGGCCATTATGTCATCCTTGTATTTCCGTTGGTGGAGCCCAGGCATCTGAAGGCGTATGTGACATTATGTAATAGATCTGATTGTGGCAATGCTGTTGGAGTGGAGGACAGTATATCTTCCATTCTGCTTGATCTTCCGTCCATCACAGG TGCATTTATGGTGGCACATGCTATTGGTGACATAATAACTGGCGATGTGGGGGAACCTGAGGTGGTTGTAAGTGCATCTCCATCTGTGGGTGGGCTGTTAGATTCACTAACTGGCAGTATAGGGATATCAAGCATCTCCTCGAGGGCAAAACCTGTAGCTGCACCAGTTGCATCCTCAACCCCTTCCAGTGGTGCTGTGACAGGAACTGTTACATCAGATGCTCACAAGACTGGTTCTAGGACTTTAGATAAAGATGCACTTCGAACTTTCATAAGTAGTTCAATGCCCTTTG GAACACCGTTGGATTTGAGCTTCCCCAATATTATTTCCATTAAGGTTAATGGCTTTTCACAATCAGATCTTCCTCCAGCAGACCTCAAGCAACCAGCATGGAAACCTTACCTATACAGAGGAAGACAGAGAATGCTATTCTCAGTTCATGAGACTGTCCATGCTGCTATGTATGACCGAGACGAGATTCCAGATAGTATATCAATTTCTGGTCAAATCAATTGTCGAGCAGATTTAGAAGGATTGCCTGATGTGTCCTTCCCCTTGAAAGATCACATTGAAGTTTTATCATTTCATCCTTGTGCTCAAGTTCCAGAAAAAGGTATTGATAAGCAAGCTGTGATGTTTTCACCACCATTAGGCAATTTTGTTCTAATGCGTTATGAAGCAGTCTGTGGTCTTGGACCTCCCATAAAGGGATTTTACCAATTGTCGATGGTCTCTGAAGATAAAGGTGATTTCTTATTCAAACTGCGGCTAATGGATGGTTACAAATCTCCTCTCACTATGGAGTTTTGTACTGTGACTATGCCTTTTCCGATGAGAAGGGTTGTATCTTTTGATGGCACTCCATCCGTTGGAATAGTTTCCACTACAGACCATTCTGTGGAATGGAAGATTGTAATGGGTGGGAGGGGACTCACCAAAAGTATTGAGGCAACCTTCCCTGGGAAAGTTCAGTTTGCACCATGGAAACCTAAAAAATTACCTCCTTCTAGTTCGGCCTTTGGAAGCATAGCTGATGAAGATAGCGATATTGAGACCGATGGTAACAATAATAGTATGGTAAATATAGATGAATTCCTAATGGAGAAAATGAGCAAGGATCTTCAGCCAGCTGATTTGGAGGAGCCATTTTGCTGGCATGCATACAATTACGCCAAG GTGTCTTTCAAGATTGTTGGGGCTTCCTTGTCTGGAATATCAATTGATCCAAAATCG GTGAGCATTTATCCAGCTGTCAAAGCACCAGTGGAGTTCTCAACTCAG GTTACTTCTGGGGATTATATTTTGTGGAATACATTGGGTAGGTGCCCATCTGCTGCTGCAACGAAAGTATAG
- the LOC117632184 gene encoding AP-5 complex subunit mu isoform X2 codes for MAGGCSIRAIWILNRLDAVVFSRRFPVVEKRWRGTCKSENETSTEGDLNYRVFTSLPSDSELAAAFVDRKRREGSLRGFGVRVSQSAEGSDSWLDDPITRHIIGIYINKEEDGDSNVLWPLILHTKGHYVILVFPLVEPRHLKAYVTLCNRSDCGNAVGVEDSISSILLDLPSITGYGTPLDLSFPNIISIKVNGFSQSDLPPADLKQPAWKPYLYRGRQRMLFSVHETVHAAMYDRDEIPDSISISGQINCRADLEGLPDVSFPLKDHIEVLSFHPCAQVPEKGIDKQAVMFSPPLGNFVLMRYEAVCGLGPPIKGFYQLSMVSEDKGDFLFKLRLMDGYKSPLTMEFCTVTMPFPMRRVVSFDGTPSVGIVSTTDHSVEWKIVMGGRGLTKSIEATFPGKVQFAPWKPKKLPPSSSAFGSIADEDSDIETDGNNNSMVNIDEFLMEKMSKDLQPADLEEPFCWHAYNYAKVSFKIVGASLSGISIDPKSVSIYPAVKAPVEFSTQVTSGDYILWNTLGRCPSAAATKV; via the exons ATGGCCGGAGGTTGTAGCATCAGAGCCATCTGGATCCTCAACCGTCTCGACGCCGTCGTTTTCTCCAG GAGGTTTCCGGTGGTAGAGAAGCGATGGAGGGGAACTTGCAAGAGCGAAAACGAGACCTCTACCGAGGGTGATCTTAATTACAGAGTATTTACTTCACTTCCTAGTGATTCAGAGTTAGCTGCTGCATTTGTAGATAGAAAGAGAAG GGAGGGGTCTCTTCGTGGGTTTGGGGTACGTGTGAGTCAGTCAGCTGAGGGCTCGGATTCTTGGCTTGATGATCCTATTACACGTCATATAATAggaatttatataaacaaagaaGAGGACGGTGATAGTAATGTGCTATGGCCTTTAATCTTGCACACAAAGGGCCATTATGTCATCCTTGTATTTCCGTTGGTGGAGCCCAGGCATCTGAAGGCGTATGTGACATTATGTAATAGATCTGATTGTGGCAATGCTGTTGGAGTGGAGGACAGTATATCTTCCATTCTGCTTGATCTTCCGTCCATCACAGGGTATG GAACACCGTTGGATTTGAGCTTCCCCAATATTATTTCCATTAAGGTTAATGGCTTTTCACAATCAGATCTTCCTCCAGCAGACCTCAAGCAACCAGCATGGAAACCTTACCTATACAGAGGAAGACAGAGAATGCTATTCTCAGTTCATGAGACTGTCCATGCTGCTATGTATGACCGAGACGAGATTCCAGATAGTATATCAATTTCTGGTCAAATCAATTGTCGAGCAGATTTAGAAGGATTGCCTGATGTGTCCTTCCCCTTGAAAGATCACATTGAAGTTTTATCATTTCATCCTTGTGCTCAAGTTCCAGAAAAAGGTATTGATAAGCAAGCTGTGATGTTTTCACCACCATTAGGCAATTTTGTTCTAATGCGTTATGAAGCAGTCTGTGGTCTTGGACCTCCCATAAAGGGATTTTACCAATTGTCGATGGTCTCTGAAGATAAAGGTGATTTCTTATTCAAACTGCGGCTAATGGATGGTTACAAATCTCCTCTCACTATGGAGTTTTGTACTGTGACTATGCCTTTTCCGATGAGAAGGGTTGTATCTTTTGATGGCACTCCATCCGTTGGAATAGTTTCCACTACAGACCATTCTGTGGAATGGAAGATTGTAATGGGTGGGAGGGGACTCACCAAAAGTATTGAGGCAACCTTCCCTGGGAAAGTTCAGTTTGCACCATGGAAACCTAAAAAATTACCTCCTTCTAGTTCGGCCTTTGGAAGCATAGCTGATGAAGATAGCGATATTGAGACCGATGGTAACAATAATAGTATGGTAAATATAGATGAATTCCTAATGGAGAAAATGAGCAAGGATCTTCAGCCAGCTGATTTGGAGGAGCCATTTTGCTGGCATGCATACAATTACGCCAAG GTGTCTTTCAAGATTGTTGGGGCTTCCTTGTCTGGAATATCAATTGATCCAAAATCG GTGAGCATTTATCCAGCTGTCAAAGCACCAGTGGAGTTCTCAACTCAG GTTACTTCTGGGGATTATATTTTGTGGAATACATTGGGTAGGTGCCCATCTGCTGCTGCAACGAAAGTATAG